From Pongo pygmaeus isolate AG05252 chromosome 1, NHGRI_mPonPyg2-v2.0_pri, whole genome shotgun sequence, one genomic window encodes:
- the SNRPE gene encoding small nuclear ribonucleoprotein E isoform X1 yields the protein MAYRGQGQKVQKVMVQPINLIFRYLQNRSRIQVWLYEQVNMRIEGCIIGFDEYMNLVLDDAEEIHSKTKSRKQLGRIMLKGDNITLLQSVSN from the exons ATGGCGTACCGTGGCCAGGGCCAGAAAGTGCAGAAGGTTATGGTGCAGCCCATC AACCTCATCTTCAGATACTTACAaaat AGATCGCGGATTCAGGTGTGGCTCTATGAGCAAGTGAATATGCGGATAGAAGGCTGTATCATT ggttttgatgAGTATATGAACCTTGTATTAGATGATGCAGAAGAGATTCATTCTAAAACAAAGTCAAGAAAACAACTGG GTCGGATCATGCTAAAAGGAGATAATATTACTTTGCTACAAAGTGTCTCCAACTAG
- the SNRPE gene encoding small nuclear ribonucleoprotein E isoform X3 — protein sequence MSELGATVVQNLIFRYLQNRSRIQVWLYEQVNMRIEGCIIGFDEYMNLVLDDAEEIHSKTKSRKQLGRIMLKGDNITLLQSVSN from the exons ATGTCAGAACTAGGAG cCACTGTGGTGCAGAACCTCATCTTCAGATACTTACAaaat AGATCGCGGATTCAGGTGTGGCTCTATGAGCAAGTGAATATGCGGATAGAAGGCTGTATCATT ggttttgatgAGTATATGAACCTTGTATTAGATGATGCAGAAGAGATTCATTCTAAAACAAAGTCAAGAAAACAACTGG GTCGGATCATGCTAAAAGGAGATAATATTACTTTGCTACAAAGTGTCTCCAACTAG
- the SNRPE gene encoding small nuclear ribonucleoprotein E isoform X2, whose amino-acid sequence MDAAKGGKKTLATVVQNLIFRYLQNRSRIQVWLYEQVNMRIEGCIIGFDEYMNLVLDDAEEIHSKTKSRKQLGRIMLKGDNITLLQSVSN is encoded by the exons ATGGACGCAgcgaaaggagggaagaaaactTTAG cCACTGTGGTGCAGAACCTCATCTTCAGATACTTACAaaat AGATCGCGGATTCAGGTGTGGCTCTATGAGCAAGTGAATATGCGGATAGAAGGCTGTATCATT ggttttgatgAGTATATGAACCTTGTATTAGATGATGCAGAAGAGATTCATTCTAAAACAAAGTCAAGAAAACAACTGG GTCGGATCATGCTAAAAGGAGATAATATTACTTTGCTACAAAGTGTCTCCAACTAG